The sequence gagtaaattttatttgtttttatatttgtttcagTTAGAAGTGCTGCGTCCAagcttgttgttgtctaAAACGGTGTTTATTATGCTGGCAGATTGGATGGTGTTGGATCCTTGGACGTTCCAAACACATATTCTTATTGTGTTTttctttatagttttatttgggGTAGATTTTTATCTACCTTTTGAAGTTTCTGGTTTATTTTGTCTTCTAACTGATCTTTACTTTGTTCGTTGTGTTGTTGGTCTTGTGTGTTTGTGgggttttttgatttattgatttgttttagaatttccttgttgaagttgtctatatcttcatccatttttgtttttatgctTTTTTGTCCATATTCACCCAATTTTGGTTTGACTGGTGTTTTGTTGGTCTTGTTTGTTTTGTcttgttgtttcttttttggtgTGTTTAACAATTTACTTGGTGAATCGATAATTTTCGATGGTGTACCATAGGTTGGGCTGAAACTCATGATATGTTTTATTGGAGAGGAGAAGAACCATTGATTTGAAGGGATTGAAAGTGGGAATTCTATTTTTCTTATTGCATCAGTGTTTGGGCTGGTGAAGTCGAAGATATCATTTACCTCTCTAAGTTTTTCTTCCGTTGTTAGTCTCTTTGTTTCGCCGTGTTGTTTTATTGGTGTATTGTATGGAGATGGTGGTTCAATAGGTTTTtctgattttgttttaatttcttgattttttatcGATTGGGTATTGATCTCATTCTCTATTCTTGTTAGTTCATCTACGTTTTCTAGTGATGCATCTATTACCTTTTGAGCTGTATCATCTAGGGCCataaatgttttatcatTAGATGAGGAGGTGATTGGTGGGATAATGATTGTTCTTTTTCCTTGTTTTGGTATTTGTTCTGATGTAgattttggttgttgttcatctgattgttttttatttttgttttcttcttGATTTTCTGGTAATGAGGTTTGATCTCTCCATCCTTTGTTGGAGTGACCAATTAATGTTAGATTGTCTAGTTCAATGATAGTGTCAAATTCTTCTACGACTCTTTTCACTGTTTTGATAATTAGAGTTTCGCCTTTAATTTCTGATTTAATTAGTTTACATCCTTCATTTTCTATTACCCATTCTATTTCTGTGAGTGATTTATACCAATCAAAATCTGTATACATATTTTTTGGTCTTATAGTGGTTATAAATTGTCCTTTTAATTCTGCATCAAacatatttacaaaatagaTTACTGTACTAATACTGTCTGTGAGAATTTtgaatgtattattacttttgattaaaacatcttttttgtccaaacttttttctaaatctttttttattttatcgtctggttcgtgattgatgtttatgacgtatttgaattgttttttttttaattgagttttatccacaatttcgcttattttttgtaggcatttgtgttgcttaatatttgtggtgttgtttgtgattttcattttattttctttctattttttatatttttctttaaaaagttaaaaatctggaaattttctgattaacttggttcccaggtttttttttttttttttttttttttttttttttttttttttttttttttaagtcttttttatatgaaaaatgaaataatcaaaaaaagagattgttgttgttgtttgttttttttcgatctgattattttttgcttttttttgaaaattttgctacgcaaaattctcaaaacgaaacaaataataaattacaataaagtaaaaagatggctttttaagatagtttatttatttatttatttgttttttaagtcttttttatatgaaaaatgaaataatcaaaaaaagagattgttgttgttgtttgttttttttcgatctcctatatatttataaagcTAACAAGCTTTATTACAAAGAATTCATCAAAGCCCGTTTAGCAAAGTTGGAATTGCGGCAGCCTTCTAAGCTGCAGGTCGTGGGATCGAGACCCACAATGGGTGAATTTTTATGGGGAGAAAAGCAAAATCGTAGGTTCGATTcctagtaaaaaaaatataaaaaaaatataaaaaaggtTCGATTCCTAGTCCTCTAATTCCAACAATTacaccaccaattaattattaattacctaatctaaaataacataccattttaaattctcaaaaagtaaaaaacctaaaataaataaataaaaataacatactAATTGTATACtacaatagtttatttataaaaaaaaaaaaatcctagTCTtctaaaatgaaattgaaaaaaaacaaatgattAAGAAATTAACTTGAAAAGTATATTATTCCAGAATCAATACTTACAAATAGTTTCTCctttgtaatttattaattgaattggtggaactgatttatttttttaatttatttataaacaaaaataaaagccacactttatttttaaattaaaattccttatttgaaaattaaaattaaaaggaaTAACTTCtttacattttaaaattctcacctttaaaaaaaaaaaataataaacaataaaaaaaatatatcttataaattattttattttaaatattagtTATTTGGGTTTGTGCAATTTGTTAAAGGacaattataatattgtGGTTTTCCTTTAAagtcaatatttttttctaaaacaTAAGAAGTGTATAAAAGTAAATCTTCTTGCCACCACTTTGCCATAATTTGAAAACCAATTGGTAAGTTTTTATCTTTTGTTAGACCCACTGGAACAGTTATGCCAGGGATACCAGTAATATTTCCAATAAAAACatatttcattaattcaCCTACTGATCCAAAATTTGATTCTCCCATAGACAAAAcacttttttcaatttcaggTGCAGCTATTGCATTAGTTGGTGttacaattaaatcaactcctttaaaaatttcagtAAATTGTTCAATACAAAAAGTTCTAACTTTATTTGCTTGAAGATAATCTGAAGTTGGTAATAtattaccaattgataatgaaattctACTATCATATTGTAATTCATtactataatttttaaactatttttttaaatgtaaaaaaaaaaaaaaaaaaaaaattatattaataaaatttaattaaattaataaaaaataattaaataaattaaataattactcTTTTCATAGATGAATTCATTTCTGATAAAATAATTGCGCCTTGTGATAATCTAGTtactaataaatttgaaatttctatTTCTATAATTTCAGCTCCttgttcttttaaaatttcaatacattctaataattaatcaaagtaatgaattattaatattattattaatttttaattgtttttttttttttttttttttacttactaTAAGttgaatctttaaattctATATTACAATCATTAATCCAATCATAAAAAACACCAATTTTTAAACCTTTTAATGGTTGAATTAATGGAATTTCAGTAAACATTGGAACGGTTGGTTTACCGCCATATTGTTCAGCTAAAACAGATTGATGATCGGCAGAGTCAGAACCAGCAATACAAGCATAACCAATTGCAGTATCAATTACTGACGAACCAATTGGACCAACATGACCAACTGACCAacataaatcaaaaataccACCATGAGAAACTCTTGCAAAAGTTGGTTTTAAACCAACGACACCACATAATGAAGCAGGTACTCTAATtgaaccaccaccatcacaaCCAATACTTAATGGATTTAAACCAGCCGATACTGAAGAAGCACTTCCTGAAGAACTACCACCTGGATAATGATTGAGATTATATGGATTTCTAGTGAACCCAAAATGAGTATTATAACCAAGTGTTGAGATACCAATTTCGTGCATATTATTCTTTCCAACTAAAATTGCACCTTGTTGACGTAACATTTTGGCTACACCAGAATCTTCAGTTTTAACATTTGGAAATACTTTCTCCAAAAAGGTTGTACCACAAGTGGTATGATATCCAATTTGGTCTATTTCATCTTTTAATGAGATTGGTACACCATCAATCAATGACAAAGGTGAACCGGATTTCCAACGTTCAGCACTTGCCATTGCTTGAGATTTAATATCATCCTCCAATATCTTTATAAATGCTTTCAATGGTGGTGATTGTTCATCAGAGTGATTTTTacattcaataaaaaaatttgcaATTTCATTTGGTGTTATCTTTCCAGtcatatataaattataataatttataattgaattctctggtatattattaattaatgattgattatttgatgatgatgatgatgatgattgactatttatttctaaatttttactttgaagatatttaattaaatctttatcatGCAACATATCAGTTgctaaatattttttaaatgtaaattcagatttattttgttgttgttgttgatgatttgaAATATCAACAATTGGATAAAAGGTtggtgataaatttaaattaaattgtgaaattaatggcattttattttttgtatataatgacgataaaaatgaattcctttttttataaaattagaatttaaaaaaaaaaaaaaaaaaagattagatTACAATTAATCGAAAATAATTGAGTGTGTGACTGTGTGAAAGTGACAAGacaattggttttttttttattttttttttttttataattatttaaaaaatcaaaaaactaACCacacatataaaaaaaaaaaaaaaataataaaaaataaaaatacttactttaaataatggttttcgcataaaaataaagttgatCTTAATAAAAGTCCTTGTAATCTTGGAACTtctaatgatattaaatcataaattttcttttcacCTTTTTCTTCATTCTTGCTACTTGTACTACTTGTACTACTACTTTTACTTAATGAAGAAGATGTCATTTCCTATTgatagagaaaaaaaaataaaggaagtttttaattattaaaaaaaaaaataataataaattatttaaccTAAAatggaaagaaaaaaaaaaaaaaaaaaaaaaaaaagggtttttttttaagaattatttttgtgtgtgggctaatttaattaaatatttaaaatgcATACAAGTAAACTTGGGaagattcaaaaaaaaaaaaaaa comes from Dictyostelium discoideum AX4 chromosome 2 chromosome, whole genome shotgun sequence and encodes:
- a CDS encoding amidase family protein, translated to MTSSSLSKSSSTSSTSSKNEEKGEKKIYDLISLEVPRLQGLLLRSTLFLCENHYLKNSFLSSLYTKNKMPLISQFNLNLSPTFYPIVDISNHQQQQQNKSEFTFKKYLATDMLHDKDLIKYLQSKNLEINSQSSSSSSSNNQSLINNIPENSIINYYNLYMTGKITPNEIANFFIECKNHSDEQSPPLKAFIKILEDDIKSQAMASAERWKSGSPLSLIDGVPISLKDEIDQIGYHTTCGTTFLEKVFPNVKTEDSGVAKMLRQQGAILVGKNNMHEIGISTLGYNTHFGFTRNPYNLNHYPGGSSSGSASSVSAGLNPLSIGCDGGGSIRVPASLCGVVGLKPTFARVSHGGIFDLCWSVGHVGPIGSSVIDTAIGYACIAGSDSADHQSVLAEQYGGKPTVPMFTEIPLIQPLKGLKIGVFYDWINDCNIEFKDSTYKCIEILKEQGAEIIEIEISNLLVTRLSQGAIILSEMNSSMKRFKNYSNELQYDSRISLSIGNILPTSDYLQANKVRTFCIEQFTEIFKGVDLIVTPTNAIAAPEIEKSVLSMGESNFGSVGELMKYVFIGNITGIPGITVPVGLTKDKNLPIGFQIMAKWWQEDLLLYTSYVLEKNIDFKGKPQYYNCPLTNCTNPNN